A section of the Engystomops pustulosus chromosome 3, aEngPut4.maternal, whole genome shotgun sequence genome encodes:
- the FLRT3 gene encoding leucine-rich repeat transmembrane protein FLRT3, producing MSAETWNILVAWTQLLLLLRMAPQYVSAKSCPSVCRCDGGFIYCNDRDLTSIPSGIPEDATTLYLQNNQINNAGIPSDLRGLDKVERIYLYRNSLDEFPINLPKNVKELHLQENNIRTITYDALSQIPAIEELHLDDNSVSAVSIEDGAFRDNIFLRLLFLSRNHLSTIPWGLPRTIEELRLDDNRISTIAEISLQDLTNLKRLVLDGNLLNNNGLGERVFMNLINLTELSLVRNSLTSPPANLPGTNLKKLYLQENHMNYVPPNAFADLTQLYRLDMSNNNLTSIPQGIFDDLDNLTQLFLRNNPWYCGCKMKWVRDWLQSLPSKVNVRGLMCQAPERVRGMTIKDLNKELFDCKDRTNTKPVYITTTTMLNTLLPAQGQRPVSVTKQPEIKPPDLNKIFRTTPIPVRKIITINVKSVTVETIHISWKIALPIKSLRLSWQLGHSPVFGSITETIVTGDRTEYLLTALEPESPYRICMVPMETGNFFLLDETPVCIETETAPLKMYNPTTTLNREQEKEPYKNSNLPLAAIIGGAVALVAITLLALVCWYVHRNGSLFSRNCAYSKGRRRKDDYAEAGTKKDNSILEIRETSFQMIPINNEPMSKEEFILHTIFPSNGVSLYKTSHSESSSNRSYRDSGIPDSDHSHS from the coding sequence ATGAGTGCGGAAACCTGGAACATTCTTGTTGCTTGGACCCAATTATTGTTATTACTTCGAATGGCGCCACAGTACGTCAGTGCCAAATCCTGCCCTTCAGTATGCCGCTGTGATGGAGGCTTCATTTATTGCAATGATAGAGACTTGACATCTATTCCCTCGGGGATACCAGAGGATGCTACAACTCTATACCTTCAAAATAATCAGATAAACAATGCGGGGATACCGTCTGACTTGAGAGGTTTGGACAAAGTAGAGAGAATCTATTTATATCGGAACAGTCTAGATGAATTTCCAATCAACCTTCCCAAAAATGTTAAAGAATTGCACCTGCAGGAGAACAACATACGGACTATTACTTATGATGCACTTTCACAGATTCCTGCTATTGAAGAGCTTCATCTTGATGATAATTCTGTATCGGCAGTGAGCATTGAGGATGGCGCATTCAGAGACAACATCTTTCTCCGACTTCTGTTCCTTTCACGAAACCACCTAAGCACAATACCCTGGGGTCTGCCTCGCACGATTGAGGAGCTGCGTTTGGATGATAATCGCATTTCTACCATTGCAGAAATCTCTTTGCAAGACCTTACTAATCTAAAGCGTCTTGTTTTGGATGGAAATCTTTTAAACAATAATGGCCTTGGGGAAAGAGTCTTTATGAACTTGATTAATTTGACAGAGCTCTCACTAGTTCGGAATTCCCTAACATCTCCTCCTGCAAACCTACCGGGCACAAATCTGAAAAAGCTCTATCTTCAGGAGAACCACATGAACTATGTGCCGCCCAATGCTTTTGCAGATCTAACCCAACTTTATCGGCTTGACATGTCAAACAACAATCTTACGTCTATACCTCAGGGCATTTTTGATGACCTGGATAATTTAACACAACTATTCCTACGAAATAATCCCTGGTATTGTGGTTGTAAGATGAAATGGGTACGTGACTGGCTGCAGTCTTTGCCTTCCAAAGTTAATGTCCGTGGACTGATGTGCCAGGCACCTGAACGTGTGAGAGGAATGACCATCAAAGACCTTAACAAAGAGCTATTTGATTGTAAAGATAGAACTAATACAAAGCCAGTCTATATCACGACAACGACGATGTTAAACACATTGCTTCCGGCACAAGGACAGCGTCCAGTATCTGTGACCAAACAGCCAGAGATAAAGCCACCCGACCTCAACAAAATTTTCAGAACCACTCCAATACCGGTCAGGAAAATTATTACTATCAATGTGAAATCTGTCACAGTTGAAACCATCCACATTTCTTGGAAAATTGCCTTACCAATAAAGTCACTGAGGCTGAGCTGGCAATTAGGTCACAGTCCAGTTTTTGGGTCTATAACAGAGACAATTGTCACAGGTGACAGAACAGAATACTTGCTGACAGCTCTCGAGCCTGAGTCCCCATACCGTATATGTATGGTTCCCATGGAAACCGGAAATTTCTTTTTACTGGATGAAACTCCTGTGTGCATCGAAACGGAGACTGCTCCACTAAAAATGTACAACCCAACCACAACCTTAAacagagagcaggagaaggagcctTATAAAAACTCAAATTTGCCCCTAGCAGCCATCATAGGTGGAGCGGTGGCGCTGGTGGCAATCACACTCCTTGCACTGGTTTGCTGGTACGTTCATCGGAATGGTTCCCTTTTTTCCAGGAACTGTGCTTACAGCAAAGGCCGCCGAAGAAAAGACGATTATGCAGAGGCGGGGACTAAAAAGGACAACTCCATTTTAGAAATCAGGGAGACATCTTTTCAGATGATACCAATTAATAATGAACCAATGTCAAAGGAGGAATTTATTTTGCACACTATATTTCCATCTAATGGAGTAAGCTTGTATAAAACCAGTCACAGTGAAAGCAGCAGTAACAGGAGCTACAGAGACAGTGGTATACCAGATTCTGACCATTCACATTCATGA